One genomic region from Anguilla rostrata isolate EN2019 chromosome 2, ASM1855537v3, whole genome shotgun sequence encodes:
- the gprc5bb gene encoding G protein-coupled receptor, class C, group 5, member Bb isoform X2: MSFSLVLLLLLLSLADRGSSQMNVTDSPPRGCGPGLGRPYALLCDLEAVWGVVLESVAGGGVLACLLLGGVLLGVLRRVSEPERRSGVGLLLLLLAGAVGLFGLSFAFLIESGEALCVVRRALWGALFALCFSCLLVQGWRVRRLARGGRTPGGWALAGLALALTTVQGIVAAEWILLTVAREGQPACLYQPLDFALACSYVAALLLAATLTAGLALRGKEQRWRRSAVWLFVSCLASVLLWAAWLGFYLYGNGALGHAPDWDDPVLAVALVSQGWLLLLLHAVPEAHFCLRPAPQPDTPDYFDTSQPPPRLRETSFDEDLPLSHRPYMENHAFSFDEHSAALRPGYRNSNIGLRNSGVPFRSNVYQPTEMAVVLNGGTIPSAPPNYTGRPQW, translated from the exons aTGTCGTTCAGTCttgtgctcctcctcctcctcctgtctctggCGGACCGCGGCTCCTCCCAGATGAACGTGACGGACAGCCCCCCGCGGGGGTGTGGCCCGGGGCTGGGCCGGCCCTACGCGCTGCTGTGCGACCTGGAggcggtgtggggggtggtgcTGGAGTCTGTGGCGGGCGGGGGCGTGCTGGCGTGCCTGCTCCTGGGCGGGGTCCTGCTGGGCGTCCTGCGCCGAGTCTCCGAGCCGGAGAGACGCAGCGGGGtggggctcctcctcctcctgctcgccGGCGCGGTCGGCCTCTTCGGCCTCAGCTTCGCCTTCCTCATCGAGAGCGGCGAGGCGCTGTGCGTGGTGCGGCGCGCCCTCTGGGGGGCGCTCTTCGCCCTCTGCTTCTCCTGCCTGCTGGTGCAGGGCTGGCGGGTGCGGCGGCTGGCGCGGGGCGGGCGGACCCCCGGCGGCTGGGCGCTGGCGGGGCTGGCGCTGGCGCTCACCACCGTGCAGGGCATCGTGGCGGCCGAGTGGATCCTGCTGACGGTGGCGCGGGAGGGCCAGCCGGCCTGCCTGTACCAGCCGCTGGACTTCGCGCTGGCCTGCAGCTACGTGGCGGCGCTGCTGCTGGCCGCCACGCTGACCGCCGGCCTGGCGCTGCGCGGGAAGGAGCAGCGCTGGCGCCGCAGCGCCGTCTGGCTCTTCGTCTCCTGCCTGGCGTCCGTCCTGCTGTGGGCCGCCTGGCTGGGCTTCTATCTCTACGGTAACGGGGCGCTGGGCCACGCCCCGGACTGGGACGACCCGGTTCTGGCCGTGGCGCTGGTGTCCCAgggctggctgctgctgctcctccacgCCGTCCCCGAGGCCCACTTCTGCctgcgccccgccccccagcccgaCACCCCCGACTACTTCGACACCTCgcagcccccgccccgcctccgcGAGACCAGCTTCGACGAGGACCTGCCCCTCTCCCACCGGCCCTACATGGAGAACCACGCCTTCTCCTTCGACGAGCACAGCGCGG ccCTCAGGCCCGGCTACCGCAACAGCAACATCGGTCTCCGCAACAGTGGAGTTCCCTTCCGCAGCAACGTCTACCAGCCAACGGAGATGGCCGTAGTGCTGAACGGAGGcaca atcccctctgccccgcccaacTACACAGGGAGGCCACAGTGGTGA
- the gprc5bb gene encoding G protein-coupled receptor, class C, group 5, member Bb isoform X1, with protein MSFSLVLLLLLLSLADRGSSQMNVTDSPPRGCGPGLGRPYALLCDLEAVWGVVLESVAGGGVLACLLLGGVLLGVLRRVSEPERRSGVGLLLLLLAGAVGLFGLSFAFLIESGEALCVVRRALWGALFALCFSCLLVQGWRVRRLARGGRTPGGWALAGLALALTTVQGIVAAEWILLTVAREGQPACLYQPLDFALACSYVAALLLAATLTAGLALRGKEQRWRRSAVWLFVSCLASVLLWAAWLGFYLYGNGALGHAPDWDDPVLAVALVSQGWLLLLLHAVPEAHFCLRPAPQPDTPDYFDTSQPPPRLRETSFDEDLPLSHRPYMENHAFSFDEHSAALRPGYRNSNIGLRNSGVPFRSNVYQPTEMAVVLNGGTTEQDGQARPGRATRYPAAH; from the exons aTGTCGTTCAGTCttgtgctcctcctcctcctcctgtctctggCGGACCGCGGCTCCTCCCAGATGAACGTGACGGACAGCCCCCCGCGGGGGTGTGGCCCGGGGCTGGGCCGGCCCTACGCGCTGCTGTGCGACCTGGAggcggtgtggggggtggtgcTGGAGTCTGTGGCGGGCGGGGGCGTGCTGGCGTGCCTGCTCCTGGGCGGGGTCCTGCTGGGCGTCCTGCGCCGAGTCTCCGAGCCGGAGAGACGCAGCGGGGtggggctcctcctcctcctgctcgccGGCGCGGTCGGCCTCTTCGGCCTCAGCTTCGCCTTCCTCATCGAGAGCGGCGAGGCGCTGTGCGTGGTGCGGCGCGCCCTCTGGGGGGCGCTCTTCGCCCTCTGCTTCTCCTGCCTGCTGGTGCAGGGCTGGCGGGTGCGGCGGCTGGCGCGGGGCGGGCGGACCCCCGGCGGCTGGGCGCTGGCGGGGCTGGCGCTGGCGCTCACCACCGTGCAGGGCATCGTGGCGGCCGAGTGGATCCTGCTGACGGTGGCGCGGGAGGGCCAGCCGGCCTGCCTGTACCAGCCGCTGGACTTCGCGCTGGCCTGCAGCTACGTGGCGGCGCTGCTGCTGGCCGCCACGCTGACCGCCGGCCTGGCGCTGCGCGGGAAGGAGCAGCGCTGGCGCCGCAGCGCCGTCTGGCTCTTCGTCTCCTGCCTGGCGTCCGTCCTGCTGTGGGCCGCCTGGCTGGGCTTCTATCTCTACGGTAACGGGGCGCTGGGCCACGCCCCGGACTGGGACGACCCGGTTCTGGCCGTGGCGCTGGTGTCCCAgggctggctgctgctgctcctccacgCCGTCCCCGAGGCCCACTTCTGCctgcgccccgccccccagcccgaCACCCCCGACTACTTCGACACCTCgcagcccccgccccgcctccgcGAGACCAGCTTCGACGAGGACCTGCCCCTCTCCCACCGGCCCTACATGGAGAACCACGCCTTCTCCTTCGACGAGCACAGCGCGG ccCTCAGGCCCGGCTACCGCAACAGCAACATCGGTCTCCGCAACAGTGGAGTTCCCTTCCGCAGCAACGTCTACCAGCCAACGGAGATGGCCGTAGTGCTGAACGGAGGcaca ACAGAGCAGGatggccaggccaggccaggcagagCCACACGCTACCCTGCAGCCCACTGA